The following proteins come from a genomic window of Flavobacterium eburneipallidum:
- a CDS encoding sugar kinase: MSKRIVTFGEILLRLSPPSHLRLTQATSFDLYYGCAEANVAASLSKFGLPVKFITAVPPNELGESALSMLRSFGVNPVAETVGKRLGIYYFEQGASERPGKVVYDREDSSFSTLRTGMIDWRTIFKKAHWFHWSGITPSLSQDLADLCKEALEVATEMGLTISADLNYRPKLWQYGKKANEIMPDLVKHCDLLLGGVDESEKVLGVPKNEIDSEEIVFANWMKAFPNLKNIVSTHRMDANASSNGISASLWNGKDLLNSRRYNISHIIDRIGAGDAFMAGMIYGLITWPEDHQTALEFAVAATCLKHSISGDINLATVEEIKALMGGSGGGRVSR; encoded by the coding sequence ATGTCTAAACGAATCGTAACATTCGGAGAAATTTTATTAAGACTTTCTCCTCCAAGTCATTTGAGGCTTACTCAAGCTACCTCATTTGATTTGTATTATGGTTGCGCAGAAGCGAATGTTGCAGCGTCTTTATCTAAATTCGGATTACCAGTTAAATTTATAACTGCTGTACCACCAAATGAATTGGGTGAATCTGCTTTGAGTATGCTGCGTTCTTTTGGTGTAAATCCTGTAGCAGAAACAGTAGGCAAACGATTAGGTATTTACTATTTTGAACAAGGCGCGTCAGAAAGACCAGGCAAAGTGGTTTATGATCGTGAAGATTCTTCTTTTTCTACTTTAAGAACAGGAATGATCGATTGGCGAACTATTTTTAAAAAAGCACATTGGTTTCATTGGTCAGGAATAACGCCTTCATTATCTCAAGATTTAGCCGATTTATGCAAAGAAGCATTGGAAGTAGCTACTGAAATGGGATTGACGATTTCAGCCGATTTGAATTACAGACCAAAATTGTGGCAATACGGTAAAAAAGCCAACGAAATAATGCCTGATTTGGTAAAACATTGTGACCTATTATTAGGTGGTGTGGATGAGTCTGAAAAAGTTTTAGGTGTACCAAAGAACGAAATCGATAGCGAAGAAATTGTTTTTGCCAATTGGATGAAAGCTTTTCCGAATTTAAAAAATATAGTTTCTACACATCGAATGGATGCCAATGCTTCGTCTAATGGTATTAGTGCCTCGTTGTGGAACGGAAAGGATTTACTAAATTCTCGTAGATATAACATTTCTCATATTATTGATAGAATTGGTGCTGGAGATGCTTTTATGGCAGGAATGATCTACGGATTAATTACTTGGCCAGAAGATCATCAAACGGCTCTTGAATTTGCTGTGGCCGCTACTTGTTTGAAACATTCTATTTCGGGTGATATTAATTTGGCTACTGTAGAAGAAATAAAAGCACTGATGGGAGGTTCCGGAGGAGGAAGAGTTTCTAGGTAA
- a CDS encoding sugar kinase, translating to MGKRVVTFGEIMLRLAPQGFLRFSQADNFDVVYGGGESNVAVSLANYGIPVDFVTRLPKNDIGECAMMEMRKRGVGVDNIVWGGERLGIYFLETGAVSRGSKVVYDRSHSSMSDIQPGMINWEKVFEGVEWFHWTGITPAISQSSADACLEAVKAASKLGVTISTDLNYRAKLWKYGGDREAIMTELTSYCDVILGNEEDAEMHFGIKPEGAAVQTHGHDVKAEAFLSVCQQMMEKFPRAKKVITTLRGSISASHNTWAGVLYDGKQMLQTRQYQITDIVDRVGGGDSFMGGLIYGLLTYPDNDQNALDFAVAASCLKHTIKGDANLVTVDEVNKLMGGDASGRVAR from the coding sequence ATGGGAAAAAGAGTAGTAACGTTTGGTGAAATTATGTTAAGATTAGCACCACAAGGATTTTTAAGATTTTCACAAGCAGACAATTTTGATGTTGTTTATGGAGGTGGAGAGTCTAATGTAGCTGTTTCGCTTGCAAACTATGGTATTCCAGTTGATTTTGTAACACGTTTGCCAAAAAATGATATTGGAGAATGTGCTATGATGGAAATGCGCAAAAGAGGAGTTGGTGTTGATAATATTGTTTGGGGTGGAGAGCGTTTAGGAATCTATTTCCTTGAAACAGGTGCTGTATCTCGTGGAAGTAAAGTAGTTTACGATAGGTCACACTCTTCTATGTCAGATATTCAGCCAGGTATGATCAACTGGGAAAAAGTTTTTGAAGGAGTGGAATGGTTTCACTGGACTGGTATTACTCCAGCAATCTCTCAATCTTCTGCTGATGCTTGTTTAGAAGCTGTAAAAGCGGCTAGCAAATTAGGAGTTACTATTTCAACTGACTTGAACTACCGTGCAAAATTATGGAAATACGGAGGAGATCGTGAAGCTATCATGACTGAATTGACATCTTACTGTGATGTAATTTTAGGAAACGAAGAAGATGCTGAAATGCACTTTGGTATCAAACCAGAAGGAGCAGCAGTTCAAACTCACGGACATGATGTAAAAGCTGAAGCTTTCTTATCTGTTTGTCAACAAATGATGGAAAAATTCCCAAGAGCTAAAAAAGTAATTACTACTTTAAGAGGTTCTATTTCTGCATCTCATAACACATGGGCTGGAGTTTTATACGATGGAAAACAAATGTTGCAAACGCGTCAATACCAAATTACAGATATCGTTGATAGAGTAGGTGGAGGAGATTCATTCATGGGAGGTTTAATCTACGGATTGTTGACTTACCCTGATAACGACCAAAACGCATTGGATTTTGCAGTTGCAGCTTCTTGTTTGAAACACACTATTAAAGGTGATGCTAACTTGGTTACTGTTGACGAAGTTAACAAATTAATGGGTGGTGATGCTTCTGGTAGAGTTGCTAGATAA
- a CDS encoding YhcH/YjgK/YiaL family protein produces the protein MILDTLKNGSQYTSLHPLFAKAFDFMSQNDLANLEDGVIQIEEGLKVIVSKANGKTAEASLTKFECHDKNIDIQVCVSGLETIYWKPREKCVTPNGDYNPEKDVRFFNDTPDMKFQLTDGQFVIFYPGDVHAPMIGEGEIKKLVFKVKI, from the coding sequence ATGATATTAGATACACTAAAAAACGGATCACAATACACTAGCTTACATCCTTTGTTTGCCAAAGCATTTGACTTTATGAGTCAAAATGATTTAGCCAACTTGGAAGATGGAGTAATCCAAATCGAAGAAGGTTTAAAAGTAATCGTAAGCAAAGCAAACGGAAAAACAGCAGAAGCTAGTTTGACTAAATTTGAATGCCACGACAAAAACATAGATATTCAAGTTTGTGTTAGCGGATTGGAAACCATATACTGGAAACCAAGAGAGAAATGTGTAACTCCAAACGGAGATTACAATCCTGAAAAGGATGTACGTTTCTTTAATGACACTCCAGATATGAAATTTCAATTGACAGACGGACAGTTTGTAATATTCTATCCAGGCGATGTTCACGCACCAATGATTGGTGAAGGTGAAATCAAAAAATTGGTATTTAAAGTTAAAATCTAA
- a CDS encoding bifunctional 4-hydroxy-2-oxoglutarate aldolase/2-dehydro-3-deoxy-phosphogluconate aldolase: protein MSKIQEVTDAIIAQGMLPLYFNADENVTIEVLRAIYRAGIKAVEYTSRGETALSNFAKMVEVRNAEMPDLLLGIGTIKNKKQAEDYLTVGADFFISPGFVPEVAELLNSKGILYSPGCMTPTEIIAAENAGVKFIKLFPGNMLGPDFLSGIKDIFPNLVFMPTGGVDTTAESIGGWFKAGVSAVGMGSKLISKPLMAAKDYAKIEADTKEVLSLVHSISKK from the coding sequence ATGAGTAAAATTCAAGAAGTTACAGATGCAATTATAGCTCAAGGGATGCTTCCTTTGTATTTCAATGCAGACGAAAACGTAACAATAGAAGTATTAAGAGCGATTTACAGAGCTGGAATCAAAGCGGTTGAATATACAAGTCGTGGAGAAACTGCTTTGAGCAACTTCGCTAAAATGGTAGAAGTTCGTAATGCTGAAATGCCTGATTTATTATTAGGTATCGGAACTATCAAAAACAAAAAACAAGCTGAAGATTATTTAACTGTTGGAGCTGATTTCTTTATCAGTCCTGGGTTTGTTCCTGAAGTAGCTGAATTATTGAATAGTAAAGGAATTTTATACAGCCCAGGTTGTATGACGCCTACTGAAATTATTGCTGCTGAAAATGCAGGAGTAAAATTCATCAAATTGTTCCCAGGCAATATGTTAGGACCTGATTTCTTAAGCGGAATCAAAGATATTTTTCCTAACCTTGTTTTCATGCCAACTGGTGGAGTGGATACAACTGCTGAAAGTATTGGTGGTTGGTTCAAAGCTGGAGTTTCTGCAGTAGGAATGGGAAGTAAATTAATCAGCAAACCATTAATGGCTGCTAAAGATTATGCTAAAATCGAAGCGGATACTAAAGAAGTTTTGAGTTTAGTACATTCTATTTCAAAAAAATAA
- a CDS encoding SDR family oxidoreductase: MNTLFNLEGKVALITGGGGVLGSNMARTLAKHGVITGVLGRNIENVEATATSIRNNGGEAFAISANVTNKEELEKVRDFIITKYGRLDILINGAGGNMPGATIQPDGAIYDMQSEDLQKVLDLNIIGTILPSQVFSEVFSKQKSGVIINISSATAERPLTRVVGYSAAKAAIDNFTKWMAVELAGKYGEGIRVNAIAPGFFIGEQNKALLLLPDGNLTSRGEKIIDHTPMGRFGQPQDTDGALLFLCSDMSKFVTGIIIHVDGGFGAKSI; the protein is encoded by the coding sequence ATGAATACATTGTTTAATCTTGAAGGGAAAGTAGCACTCATTACAGGTGGCGGCGGAGTTTTAGGCAGTAATATGGCTAGAACCTTGGCAAAACATGGAGTAATTACTGGAGTTTTAGGAAGAAACATAGAAAATGTAGAAGCTACCGCAACCTCCATTAGAAATAATGGAGGGGAAGCTTTTGCTATTAGTGCCAATGTGACTAATAAAGAAGAACTGGAGAAAGTTCGGGATTTTATTATAACAAAATACGGACGTTTGGATATATTGATTAATGGAGCAGGTGGCAATATGCCTGGAGCTACAATTCAACCAGATGGAGCTATTTATGATATGCAATCCGAAGACTTACAAAAGGTTTTAGATTTGAACATCATTGGAACCATATTACCCTCTCAAGTTTTTTCCGAAGTTTTTTCCAAACAAAAGTCTGGAGTTATTATCAATATTTCTTCTGCAACTGCTGAACGACCTTTGACACGTGTGGTTGGTTACTCTGCGGCTAAAGCAGCTATTGATAATTTTACCAAATGGATGGCGGTGGAATTAGCAGGAAAATATGGAGAAGGCATTAGAGTCAATGCCATTGCACCAGGTTTTTTTATTGGTGAACAAAATAAGGCATTATTATTGCTACCTGATGGAAATTTGACATCAAGAGGTGAAAAAATTATTGACCACACTCCAATGGGGCGTTTTGGTCAGCCACAAGATACTGATGGAGCATTACTTTTTTTATGCAGTGATATGTCAAAATTTGTTACAGGTATCATCATTCATGTAGATGGAGGATTTGGAGCCAAAAGCATCTAA